A part of Sebastes umbrosus isolate fSebUmb1 chromosome 21, fSebUmb1.pri, whole genome shotgun sequence genomic DNA contains:
- the si:ch211-217a12.1 gene encoding alanine aminotransferase 2-like encodes MSQQAANGVPCRGSRLLTLDNMNPHVRRVEYAVRGPIVQQALKIEKELKEGVKKPFTEVIKANIGDAHAMGQKPITFFRQVLALCSYPDLLKEDMFPEDAKNRARRILDACGGHSIGAYSSSQGIECIRQDVARYIEKRDGGIPSNPDSIYLSTGASDAIVTMLKLLVCGEGRSRTGVMISIPQYPLYSATLADQDAVQINYYLDEDKCWSLDVKELKRALNAARQHCNPRVLCIINPGNPTGQVQSRQCIEDVIRFAKEEHLFLMADEVYQDNVYAEGCKFHSFKKVLFEMGPEYSSTVEMASFHSTSKCYMGECGFRGGYMEVINMDPEVKAQLTKLVSVRLCPPVPGQALLDLVVNPPQPDEPSYNTFMKERTTVLADLAEKAGLTEQIFNTVPGITCNPVQGAMYTFPRIALSQKAIDKAKAAGQVPDMYYCMRLLEEEGICLVPGSGFGQREGTFHFRMTILPPTEKLKIVLQKIRDFHLRFTQEFS; translated from the exons ATGTCCCAGCAGGCAGCGAACGGGGTCCCGTGCAGAGGCAGCAGGCTGCTGACTTTGGACAACATGAACCCCCATGTGAGGCGGGTCGAGTACGCAGTCCGTGGTCCCATAGTCCAGCAGGCTCTGAAGATAGAGAAGGAGCTCAAAGAG GGAGTCAAGAAACCTTTCACAGAAGTCATCAAAGCTAACATCGGCGACGCCCACGCCATGGGTCAGAAACcaatcacatttttcagacag GTTTTGGCTCTGTGTTCTTATCCTGACCtcctgaaagaagacatgtttcCAGAGGATGCCAAGAACAGAGCGCGGCGTATCCTCGATGCCTGTGGAGGCCACAGTATAG GGGCCTACAGTTCTAGCCAGGGCATTGAGTGCATCCGTCAGGATGTGGCGCGCTACATAGAGAAGAGAGATGGTGGAATCCCCTCTAACCCCGACAGCATCTACCTCTCCACTGGAGCCAGCGATGCCATCGTG ACCATGCTGAAGTTGCTGGTGTGTGGCGAGGGTCGTAGCCGTACCGGAGTGATGATCTCCATTCCGCAGTACCCTCTGTACTCGGCCACCCTGGCAGACCAGGATGCCGTGCAGATCAACTACTACCTGGACGAGGACAAGTGTTGGAGTCTGGATGTCAAAGAGCTAAAGAGAGCCCTCAACGCAGCCAGGCAGCACTGCAATCCCCGCGTCCTCTGCATCATCAACCCCGGAAACCCCACTG GTCAGGTCCAGAGCAGACAGTGCATTGAAGATGTGATCCGATTTGCTAAAGAGGAGCACCTCTTCCTCATGGCTGATGAA GTCTACCAGGATAATGTGTATGCAGAGGGCTGTAAGTTCCACTCCTTTAAGAAGGTGTTGTTTGAGATGGGACCAGAGTACTCCAGTACAGTGGAGATGGCCTCCTTCCACTCCACCTCCAAATGCTACATGGGAGA GTGTGGATTCCGTGGCGGCTACATGGAGGTGATTAATATGGACCCTGAAGTGAAGGCCCAGCTTACCAAACTGGTGTCGGTGCGTCTGTGCCCTCCCGTTCCCGGACAGGCTCTCCTGGACCTGGTGGTCAACCCCCCGCAGCCTGATGAGCCCTCCTACAACACGTTTATGAAG GAGCGGACAACAGTGTTAGCAGATTTAGCAGAGAAGGCCGGGCTTACAGAGCAGATCTTCAATACAGTACCCGGTATCACCTGTAACCCTGTGCAGGGGGCCATGTACACCTTCCCCCGTATCGCTCTATCGCAGAAGGCCATCGACAAGGCAAAG GCGGCAGGCCAGGTCCCTGACATGTACTACTGTATGAGGTTGCTGGAGGAAGAGGGTATCTGCCTGGTGCCAGGCAGTGGCTTTGGCCAAAGAGAGGGAACCTTCCATTTCAG GATGACCATCTTGCCTCCCACTGAGAAGCTGAAGATTGTGCTGCAGAAGATCCGCGACTTCCACTTGCGGTTCACACAAGAGTTTTCATAA
- the pdia4 gene encoding protein disulfide-isomerase A4, translating to MKKLALLLIVLLGVAHFATLCTCEDDVAEKEDADEEDSEEEEEEDEDDGTEVKEENGVLVFTNNNYDPFMAGKDTVLVEFYAPWCGHCKQFAPEYEKIAQALKENDPPIPVAKVDATVAGDLASRFEVSGYPTIKIMKNGEALDYDGERTEKAIVARVKEVAQPDWKPPPEATLVLTKDNFDEIVNNADIILVEFYAPWCGHCKSLAPEYEKAAKELSQRSPPIPLAKVDATVENDIATRFEVTGYPTIKIFRRGKMFDYNGPREQRGIVDYMGEQAGPPSKQVQAVKQVQELIKDGDDAVIVGVFSSEQDSAYEIYIEACYALREDFTFRHSFSSEVTKLLKASPGQIVIVQPEKFRSKYESASNTLAVTDSTLVSEVQEFFKKHVTPLVGHRKPSNDAKRYTKRPLVVVYYGVDFSFDYRKATQFWRSKVLEVAMDFPEYMFAIGDEEDYADELKSLGLSDSGEEVNVGILADGGKKFAMEPDEFDADVLRDFVMAFKKGKLKPIIKSQPVPKNNKGPVTIVVGKTFDEIVMDTQKDVLIEFYAPWCGHCKKLEPDYLALGKKYKGEKNLVIAKMDGSANDVPNENYKTEGFPTIYFAPSNSKQSPIKFEGGDRTVEGFSKFVEKHATKLSQNRDEL from the exons ATGAAGAAGCTTGCTCTGCTGCTGATTGTGCTGCTCGGCGTTGCACATTTTGCAACTCTCTGCACATGTGAAGATG ATGTTGCAGAGAAGGAGGATGCTGATGAAGAGgacagtgaagaggaggaggaggaagatgaagatgatggcACAGAGGTGAAAGAAGAGAACGGAGTGCTGGTTTTCACCAACAACAACTATGACCCTTTCATGGCAGGCAAAGACACAGTTCTGGTTGAGTTTTATGCCCCATG GTGTGGGCACTGCAAACAGTTTGCCCCAGAGTATGAAAAAATCGCTCAGGCTCTTAAGGAGAACGACCCTCCTATACCTGTGGCCAAAGTGGATGCAACGGTAGCCGGTGATTTAGCGAGCAGGTTCGAAGTATCAGGCTATCCCACCATCAAGATCATGAAAAATGGGGAAGCTTTGGACTATGACGGAGAAAGAACTGAGAAGG CTATTGTGGCCCGGGTGAAAGAGGTGGCTCAACCAGATTGGAAGCCCCCTCCTGAGGCGACGCTGGTGCTGACCAAGGACAACTTTGATGAGATCGTTAACAACGCAGACATCATCCTGGTGGAGTTCTACGCTCCATG GTGCGGACACTGTAAGAGTTTGGCTCCAGAGTACGAGAAGGCCGCCAAGGAGTTGAGCCAGCGCTCTCCTCCCATTCCTCTGGCCAAGGTGGACGCCACTGTTGAGAATGACATAGCCACACGTTTTGAAGTTACAGGCTATCCCACCATCAAAATCTTCAGGAGAGGCAAGATGTTTGACTACAACGGACCCAGAGAGCAGCGTG GCATCGTTGACTACATGGGTGAGCAGGCAGGGCCTCCCTCCAAGCAGGTCCAGGCAGTTAAACAGGTGCAGGAGCTCATCAAGGATGGTGACGATGCGGTCATAGTTGGCGTGTTCTCCAGTGAACAGGATTCAGCCTATGAGATCTACATTGAGGCCT GTTATGCACTGAGGGAAGACTTCACCTTCCGTCACTCCTTCAGCTCTGAAGTGACCAAACTGCTCAAAGCTTCGCCCGGTCAGATTGTCATCGTTCAGCCTGAAAAGTTCCGCTCAAAGTACGAGTCAGCGTCAAACACACTTGCAGTAACG GACTCTACATTGGTGTCAGAAGTGCAGGAGTTCTTCAAAAAGCATGTGACTCCTCTGGTGGGCCACAGAAAACCAAGCAATGATGCCAAGCGCTACACCAAAAGACCCCTGGTGGTTGTGTACTATGGAGTTGACTTCAGTTTTGACTACAGGAAAG ctACGCAGTTCTGGAGATCCAAGGTGCTTGAGGTGGCCATGGACTTCCCAGAGTACATGTTTGCCATCGGTGATGAAGAGGACTATGCAGATGAGCTGAAGAGCCTGGGCCTGAGCGATAGCGGAGAGGAAGTGAATGTGGGAATTCTGGCAGATGGCGGCAAAAAGTTTGCCATGGAGCCGGACGAGTTTGACGCTGATGTGCTGAGAGACTTTGTTATGGCTTTTAAGAAAG GAAAGCTCAAACCCATTATCAAGTCCCAGCCAGTGCCAAAGAACAACAAAGGACCAGTTACGATTGTGGTAGGAAAGACCTTTGACGAGATCGTCATGGATACCCAGAAGGATGTCCTGATTGAGTTTTATGCTCCCTGGTGCGGCCACTGTAAGAAACTGGAGCCTGATTACTTGGCTCTGGGCAAGAAGTACAAGGGTGAGAAGAACCTGGTGATCGCCAAGATGGACGGCTCTGCCAACGACGTGCCAAATGAGAACTACAAAACAGAAGGCTTCCCAACGATATACTTTGCTCCAAGCAACAGCAAGCAGAGCCCCATCAAATTTGAAGGTGGTGACAGAACAGTAGAGGGCTTCAGCAAGTTCGTGGAAAAGCATGCCACAAAGCTATCACAGAATAGAGACGAACTTTGA